The genomic window ACTTTATCACTGAGAAAGGCTACGAACTATTATCATCACTATCAATTTGGGCACGAGGATAGATGCAGTGTCCATTATGTGACAAAAAATAGATTGTGCATATACAAATATGATCTATATTGAATTTTTTAAGACAACAAAACCAACTATGTAGTAAAGAAAAACTACAATTCAGACATCCAAAAAACCAAGTGATGAGTACAGAATGGACTAGTTCAGAAGAACTACAGGAATAAAAAATGATGCAAGTGCTTCAACAAACAGACAGATATAAAGTCGCTGGAAAAAGAAAAACATACGTTCCATAGGTCTTGGTTTTCTCCTTTGTTTTAAAATCTCTGGACGAGGAATTAAGGCTCCAGATGCTTGTTGCCCtctagagattcttacctttgtTCCATCTTCCAGATACTTGTATCCAATCTTACAAGGTCTCCTGCAGGAGCATATTATAAGCAACAATTTGTTTCTGCTTCAATAGAATGAAGACAAAAGGGAAATTGCCTTTATTATGTAATTATCCTGTGACTAAAAGGCTGTCAACAAAATCCATGCGCATCATACCCAGTAACCGGATCAAGAACTTGAACATTTGAAACATGAAGAGGAGCTTCAATTGAAAAGATCCCACCTTCATATCCTTGTCCTTGCTTAATGTGTTTCTTCACCTGTAAACACACATCCTTGTTATCACACTTATTATCGCCTAAGAGCACATAATTTACAATGCTGGAGACAGGGATAACATACCGGGTCTATAAATTATGGAATCCATAGTAATTTAATTTCAACACTAACATTAACTAAACTATGGTGTTAAATATAGTGAATAGAAcaagaaaaatgataaaaaattcagCAAAATGTGCAGAAATGCAAGACACTGCAGATGTGACAATGAGAACTATCCAAGGGATATCAGAAAAATCTTGATAACAAGGCAGGATTGAAAAAGTTACAGAAAAGTTTGATATCATTTTTAAAATTTCGCTAAGAGTTTCTAATCTATTTATTGAGTGATCAATATTCAGAAAATACTAATCAATGAAACCTCTAATAAAATAGAGAAGAAACTGACAACTTGGATAACATTTCAATTATTCAGTAAATTTCCAACTAGGATCAGTATCACATTAACAAAATCAAAAAATGGCCATTTAAGCCCGGGATATTTCATAGCAGAATGAGAGTTATCTCCATTAATGGGAGTTTTGGACCAAAAGAAGGCCCCCAATCCAATGCCAAGAATTAACCATAATAAGATAAAAATCAGAAATGGGCAGTAATGTCTCAATTATTCTGACTGAATCACATGATGGAGCAAAAGTCCAGAATGTGCATAAGTAACATTACCACTCATACAAATTATATAGCAATTTTGTCCCAATATTGTAAACTCAAGAATGGTGATGGgttcttattaaataaaaatgagATCAACAAACTCTAAAAAAAACATGATTTTCACTGAAAAAATAACGGGAAACAAAGGAAAAATTTGCCAAACATCTGAGACTACTAAATGGGACAAACCAGATTCTTTCCCTCAACGATGACTCGGTTCTGGGATCGGATAACGCGTTTGATGACACCCATCTCACCCTTATCTTTCCCCCTTATGATCATTACctagaaaacaaaacaaaacaaaacaaaaaaccatcatttcaagaAAAAAAACATATTgaaggggagggagggaggagaaATCAATAGGTTATACATTATCTCCCCTGAGGATCTTCCAGCGTTGGATTATTTTCTCAGCTGCCTTCCACCCCATCTCTATCTTTCTCTCTGAGTTCTTTGCTGCCTTCTTCCTCTTCGAAGGCCTGGATCCAAGTTAtgttcttttttcattatttgaaAGTTAGGCATTTATAACACATAAGAAAATAAATAACATTAAATGAACCATTGGTGATTTTAACCTTTACATCAGGATTTTTCTGTCGTCTCTGGTAAAAGTAATTGTTCCGAATCTGGTAAAAATAATTGTTCCGAATCCTACTTCCAGTACAGGTTATCTTTGCTACAACCTCCACATAAGCATCATATGCTACATTAAATTATCTATCATAATAGTAACCCAAAACATAAAAGCACTCTTTTATCTGGTTGTATTCTGAGAATCCATCCATAAATGGACATCCTTCATAGTACCTTTTTCCCACACATATATTGGTGTAACAATGGACTTATTTTGAGAATTGCAAATGGAATAACTTTGTCTAATTGGTGTGTGCATTGATGTCTTTTTACTTAATCAGCTGAAGGTGGTCCAGTATAATGGATCAAGCCGCACTCATTTGCACACCCTGATTTTGCCTCTTCAGTTTCATTTCCTAGTTTCAGCGATCATCTTAAATTAAGATCCAAAATTTGTTAACTGATAATAAGAGCCTTCTCCACTCAAGAACTTATGCTTACATGCCGAAACATGAGCTCCTTAAAGCCATGCCATAGATATTTCATTAGTTCCATGATAACTATACATGGGAATCGACGGATATTCCATTCTCAATCTTCTCACTGTTCACCTTGAGTTGATTTGATGCAGCAATCACCTTGTCAAAGTCAACCACCATATTAAATGTGCAAACTCTGGTCTTGACCTTAACTACTTCCAAATCCAAGTAACTCCTTTTCAAGTGCATGCCTTGTTTAGTTTACTAGCACTTAATATATCAAATATCAGATGACCATTGCTTGAGACATTTAGAAATAAGCATGCTTTTCAATTCTCTTTAGTGCACCATCCATAGTTGTATAACAACTTCCATGTAGTTCTCTATTATATCCATGAAATTTTGCCATCCAGAAAGTACATTCACCTAAGAGCTCTAATGGTACTAACCATAAAAAAATGACTTTAAGGCTAGAAGTCATTAATCCCAGCAATAGGCATGATATACAAATTTCTAGATTAACTATTTGCCCTTGAAGAATTACAAATCAGCTTATATTTTCAAGATTTAACTCTTGGTTGCAGAGATTCATGTTtaacaaaaaagagagaaaaaatggcTAATGAGCTATCCAACTTAATTCATTTCAATAAGGGGAATCAACAATACATATGTTGAATTTAAGAGTTAGAAAAGAGTCTGACAGGTCGAAGCCTCAACTTCACCATAAATAGCTTTGGGTTAAAGTTTTAGACCAGGTACCCAAACACATGATGGGTAAAACCAGGTTTTCTTCAGATTAGGTCAGCAGTGTCAGATCTAAGTCTAAAGATTAAGAGCCCAGATTCAGATTTATGAATGAATTTTGTCCATTCCaagcagatttttttttcaatcttaaCTAGTCTAGTCCATGAGCTTCAGACCCTATCTTGTtggaatccaagtctttagttttGACCCATAACTAATCCATACTATTAAATATAGGTATAGGTCAAGTCCAAGCCCAATCAGCTAAAGTCTGGTTCGGGTCTAGATAGATAATGCTCCTACATCTCTGAACATAGACTCAAACATGAATTTCAAGGAAAACACCGACAAACCCTATTTGCCATCCTTTTTATAGGCAATCTAGGCAACTACTATAACCATCCTCTAGTAGCAACATAAGAGCATACTATCTTAATAATTATGCCTTGGCTTGGTTAGCTACATATCTAATAAAAAAATACCCTGTTGAGCTACTGtttcatattttctttctttaaacACTTGAAATGCCTTTGTCTTCAACAATTCACATTTTCTTTGTTTAAACACTTGAAATGCCTTTTTCTTCAACAATCCATCAAGTAGAAATGCATCAGAAGAAAAGATCAAATATGAAAGAAGTCTCTTCCTTCATCAAGTTTTGAAATGCATGTGACGGAGACTGTCACAAGACTCCATCAGTCCACACCTCTCAAACTGTAATTGTGGAATTGGAATGCCAATGCATTCCTAGGCCAGTGTTCAGCTTTTGAGATGGAAGACACCACCACATCAAGCCTCTTATCACTCGATAAGCGCTTAACGCTCCCTTTATCATCAAGCAGAAACCCACTTTACCATGTTGCCTATCGAATGCATGGTCAAAGTTCACTTAGAACTTGACAACGATTGCAACAAATTAGGTTGTATCACACATCATATGCTACAGCAGCAACATAGCTCCAGCCTTTCCCATTTCTTTCACTATCATGCATCCAGACAAATCAAATTTTCTATTACACTTGTCGTAGAACATTTATTGTTTTTCGAGAAAATCCTGGAAATCCAAAACTTCTTTATCATTCCCTTGACTGGGGCTTGGTGATGAAGAAagacgtgaaatcaaaaaatgacCACAACAAGCAAACAAGAATGGTATGTCCTTAGAACCCGATCAAATCAAAAGAAAGAACAAACTCAAATGGGAATGGATCGAGATCCATGAAAACAAAGGGAGAAAGAGATGAACTTGGATCAAAATAAGGGGGAGTAGTGAAGTTGGTGTCGAGCATTCACTCTAAAGACAGGAATCAAAATTTATAGCTATGGGTGTGCACAGTTCAACTCTGGTTGATTTAGAGCTATTCTTGAAACCACACCAGTTTAAATTAGTTTGCTAAAACAAAACCGACCATATACAAAAATCAGTTCAAACCAACCAGAGAAATTCAGTTCGATTCGGCTTTAGGTTATTAGGTTGAATCGGGCTGGGCTACATGACTTCTACCTAATTGAGTCGATTAAATGAGCTTCTATCAAATTTCCAAGCCCGCATATTTTAAGTGGTTCCTGTAATATCTAAAACCAAATATGACTTATAAAAAGGACATGACATCAAAATTCAATGAACAGACTCTATAAAAATTTCAGTACTTGCCAGGTACAACCAACTATTTTTCATAGGATCTTGGCTCCAAAGCATAGTGCTCACATCAATAAAACAAAAGTAAAGGCACATGAAAAAACATCAGCAGCACATGCCTAATCCACAAAAGCAACACCATATTTCTAAACCATCCATTCTTATCCATCCAAACCACAAAGGAATATTGTGCTCAGCTGGAGAAAGGAGAACGCAtaacaagatttttttttaacgGTTCGGATTCAAACGGATGCAAACCGTTGCCATCAGACCATCCAAGATTGCATGAAAGCCATTTTCCCACTCCACAATGTAGCAAAATCCTCGTTCAAGAATCACCATAGCCTCTTCGACCAGATATACTAAGAATAAGAAGaagtgagaagaagaaaaagaagaattgagAGAAAGAAGCGCAATTTCACGGTCATTACCCGCTAGAAGACCACAAGAAAACCAGTTGGAAACTTAGGGTTCAAAGCTCCAATTCAATAAAGCGGaaagaccttcttcttctcctccatcgttccttcttcttctcctccttctcgCAGCTGCCTCGCCTACTACTAGAAAATAAGAGACGCATGGCCATGAAGAGGAGAAGAATCCATCATTGTCGCCAAGAAGAAgaataattaaaaaagaaaaggcgACAAAAAGAGACTGAAAGCCAAGACTTCTTTAGCGACGATCTTTGAGAGAGAGAAGAGACAGCCGAGCAGCGGGGGCAGAGATGACGGTGGGAAAAAGGATAGCGGAGCAGTACGGGTCATTGCTTCCGCAATCTAGggtttcaaactatcaatccaaagaagaagagaagaggagaaggagacgAACCTGGAGGGGTGGTGGGGAGTTCGGCGGCGGGGCTTTCGCGCTGGATCTCCGGCGGACTCCGGGTCTATAAGTGGCGGCGGAGAAGGGAATTCATAGGCAAAAATCGTTGAACCCAGACCCATGCACCGAATTCCGGGTTTTGGGCTAGTCTTTCTTTCGGGTCGGTTCCTGATAGTGTACATCCTGTTCAGGTCATCAAATGTTAAAATAATGGGTTTTGCTACTTTGCTTTGTGAAATCTATGCAGATaccgaaaaaaaaaatctacgcagaatttattttttaaaaatttctgtcAACCGTCCATTATAGAATGGATAGCTCTTCATATTTCTCATGACAATTGGTTGAACCAATGACAACTAAAAAGCCCGGGAATACGTATTATAAGCTAGTTCCAATCAGAATGTGTTAAATGATGCCTCactttttgacaaaaaaaaaaaaaatgataccctttcttctttcttacccTATGGGTCAGAACCCTTTTCATGGATCCTCAAAACCcccccttctctttctcttttccacTCTCATCTACATCTCCTCCACCACCTCTCCCACTATTGATGACCTAATGGCGGATCTCTAGAGACCCTATAAGCCTAATCCCGATCTACCTCAATGATAGTGCCGCTGCTTACTTCCTCATCCCAACCTCCATCCCGCCGTCTTATTCATTTATTTCAATGCCATCCAACTTTGTTATAAACTTGTTAACAGATTGGCCAAACTAAATTTATGTTGGACTTTGTCCAAATATTAACATGATATCTTTAGGCCTAGGCCTAGCCCTAGCTCTAGTCCTAATCCTAGCCTGGCCTTCGGGCTACTTTCCAAGCCCAAATATAGTCCTTACATAGGCTATAGATCGAACCTTGAGCTTTCTAAATAtacttttttaattataaaaaatattttaagattactaaatataatacttaaatattttaaatagtaATTTCTAAGCTCAATAACAAGAATTCTAAGAATTAGATCTTTCTCGCTAATTTAGACACTAACAAAACCCATGGTTTGATCATGAAAACtttgtatcaaaaaaatattctagtGGGGCTGGGCTCGTCCTAGGCAAAATCTAGTATTAAAAAATTTGAGCCAAACCCAACCAGTTTAACAAATGAGCTCAATGTCTAGGCCAGATCTGGATTGTCCAAGCCCAAAGCTTTGCCCAAATTCATCCAAAAAGCTCCATGCTTGGGCAGGCCAGATGGGTTGCCTTAGTTGTGAATATGCCTGCTCTCTGCTCCAAGGTCGACCTCTATTTTCTCCACCTCTCCATGGATGCATCCTCCGATCTCTTTGTCCCTATTTTCTCCACCTCCCCTCCACCGATGTATCCTCCAATCTCTTTGCCCCAGCTGCATCTTCTTCCATCGCAACAAGTTCTGAGAATCCCAAGCCTCTTCCTTCAGCATTACATCTCTCACCTATTTCTATCATGCTGGCCCCACCTTTGCTTCATCATCCAATCTGCGACTTATGGATCAATTTGACTCCTGTCGCCTCACCAAGTCCATAATTAAGTTTGTCAAGGCCAAGACCAAACTCCCTATCGAGTCCATCATCCACCCTCCTCCAATTTTTCCTTAACAAATAAGCTTCTTAATTACCACCCTCTTGATTTTAGATTGTTCTTGATCAAGAGGTTCCTTGAAGGGAACACGACACTCCATGATCACCGGCTCTAGCAACCGGTTGGCAACCTGCTCTCAGTAAGATACCACAAATACCCTAAGTTATTAGAAGGTTAGGATGTTTTTTAGTTTtctattttcaaaatttatcaatgaaacatctaatatataatataaaaatgaaatattaataaataaatatttaatggtTAAGTACAtaacaatgattttttttttgatagttacACAGGAGGCATAAGCCCAAATAAAAGGAAGAAAACTAATATATAGAAATATATTATGTTCTAATATAAGATGTTCCATATGCATCCGTCGCTACTAACAGCTCCAGCTAATGTAGAATGGAAGAACAAGACTCCCCAAAAACATCTTCTATTCTATCCTTTGTCGTAAGCCAGTCAGCAACATGATTTTCTTCACAAAATATGTGCAAAGCCTTGAATGCTACTAAGGCTACCCTCATCTACATGATATCTTTCAACAAGGGATGAGACAAAGGCTCTTTAACCCCATTATTAACCCAGTTTATCACTGTAATTGAATTCCCTTCCATCCAAACTTGATTGGCTTTGAGTTTTAAAACTACCACCACAGTCCATACCAGGCTACTATAAATTCAGCATGTGGGACTGTTGACAACGATCGCATATATCAATCGATCATTAAATTCTCTAATAATAAAGCCTGCCCCTGTTGTCTCAGCTATAACGGATCCATCAAAGTTTATCGTTAACACACTAGGGGGAGGGGGCAACCAAGTCACTCTATATCTCATACATATGAGGACCATTTAAAGCCATGGTTATCCTAGTTCCTTGAATGTGTTGGAAGAAAACAAGTGATTAGAATTACAGCAATCAATATAGAGATTAGCAACTTGCCTCACAACATCATCTCGGAGAAAGACCTCCTTGTTAAATAATCTTGCATTCTGAGCTTtccaaaagtttcaagcaacaatcaaaattatttttttttctctcttctctactTAGGTCTAAGAAAGAAAATCAATTAAACCTGGCGAAGAAGAGGGGATTATACAATTGCTATTAGCCAGGTTAAAACTTTAAACTGACCCAACATTGTCTAGCAAATCTATAGCAAACAAACACAGTCTGCATCCTCATTAGAAAGTCTGCAATAATCACACAGCACACTATCTCTGTTAAGGATACTTCTCCTTTGCAATTCAACCTTACAAGGTATTCTATACCGTGACACTTTTCACTAAAAGGATCTTACTCTAGGAGGAGTGTTTAGTTTCCAAATAAGATCTCAAAAAGGTTTGTGCTCATGAACAGACTTATCAACAAAATTATCATAAACCTCATTAACAGAAGCCTTCTGTTGACCATACCTACCCTGTTGCCctgctatgcaacccaaaaggggggggtgaattggatttctaaaaattttaaacttaactaatgacttatgaaagatgtttgccaatagctaaatgaatgaggagaataaccttagatcaagattaattgcctaaatcAAGAATACAAGGaattaatgaagagttaaagagaaacaattatgcacaccacaaacacaaggatttatagtggttcggtgccaaccttgcacctacatccactctccaagctcctacttgggaatttcaatccactaaacttgtattcaacccgaatacaaacgtcggaaactccgacactagctatcccaagctagtccacttatttttcgggtacaagccaacccaatacactccgatttcaggttcggatcaaccttcccttgttttggaacccctccaaaataaaaataattactcaaaatgagtaaaacaatttatagcataaataagtacaagaaaagctcctttaatgagcgaatataactttaaatacactttactcaagtgaagaagcccccttttggattttctcaaagtagatggagaattgattgagcgcttgaggagttggtgagcttggattgatggcttcttgaaagctttaaatgagctcttgattagggctgaaaagttggcttgagaaaccctttctcttttgaatgctcttgaatgctctcttgaatgctcttcaaatctctttctttctcttctttttctctttcaaaactcttttttgtttcccaccttttgaatccttttatagctttaagaaatagggaaaaacattctaggcagaaaaagagccgttagagcacattaaatgagcattaaaaatacttaaaatgggttaaaaattagccgttgtggaaaaatcctgtcgcaggggtcgactcatgagtcgactcatgcctcaggggtcgactcatgagtcaacctctgttgcaacaaccagaaatagGTTTCTGGAACTTTTGGTCTAAaaccgcaggagtcgactcatgagtcgactcatgccttgagagtcgactcatgagtcgactcacaggccatgccaagccaaaaattcagcgtgccaaactgctcattgtgccatgagctgactcatgagtcgactcatggattttaaacatgcataacttcaaaaatacaagtccaaaaataatgaaattttcaccaatatattacaaatcttttgttctaccaattgatactattaaatcagggttttggtaaaattacgattttgcccctgaagagcacaaagactttttcaaataaaaatattggtaccccttcaatctgctttgtaatcatcaaaatcaatctaggagcaacaatcttcccctttttaatgatgacaaaacacttgaacaaaagcatttgtgtgaatcatgaatttcaaaaaaatgcattataggtgcatatgcttgaaaagaatattgattcttttggcatgcgatacaaatgatcatatacaaaaatagtttgcccatttgcttaaagatttgaaaatttgctcattggattatgtgattttgatgttagagcagaaaatttatttttgttatcagagcaagttgtattttgaaaatttgctcattctcatttgattatttagttttagtatcagagcaaaaataattaagtgtgccaatgcatgtctaagagttaatttgtgaagtatattagagcatgttaaatttaagatgtatcagagcaagtaagaattttaaagcatatcagagcatatttaaagaagtaatttttaaaggttgctcatttgcattgtacttagcaatttactcattgtatttttaagtcatgtaataattttacttttgatattattctttaaattctccccaattcattcattttatttcaaagaatttataattttgcttttgatgggtttctttttctttaacttctcatttgatggatttctttttctttaatttctcataatttataattttacttttgatgggtttttttttctttaatttttcataatttataattttgcttttgatggatttctttttctttaatttctccccctttttgacatcatcaaacattgttaactccccctctttttctgaatatattttctctttaatacttctagtgctaatcattaatgtttgctcccccttaatacagcaatcattaacagcaatcatcaacaaagagaagatatttcaacaaggagaatatatataaccaaaaagatgattgacatcattacaaaaagtagatatataagtaaaagatgattaaaaccataattgtttcaatacaaatttcataacataaaagtcagctagctaatgtcattacatagccccaaaaatacagatcctagaaagaacaagagactaacacctaggatctagtaaagatcatgactagatggatcggagtcatcagagataggatgaggagatgatggatctcgaccagaagaacgtcctctaccccgtctgcctctggcacgagcaggtgagcgagatgaactgggaggctgagaacgctgcgaggccaaggactggactgatagagtgagtctgatggaatcaagaacgttcagtgctctcgaaacagactgaagtagagcagtgaactgagtagatgcatgctcactcgagcctctgatctctctcctcaataactcatagccaccctccaatgcacctctgagcctgccagcctctgcagtaaggtctgtgacctcaatagtgctctcctgtggctgaggatgggccaaatcaaagacttgcccctgcaagtcaagaactctctcagtcagtctcaaaatactgtcctctagctgctgaatccgaatagactgatctgagatcaactgaaacacagtggagatatggggagtcaaggtcagatcagatgaagtggaccctagtgtaaatgtagtagtgctccactgtcgagaaagcagggaagccacacgctgagatatctgctcgatctgatcatcagccaatctgaactctgaaggaggtgctctgctctctggctgatgtactggtgtgggcctcttggtgaactctgaagggccagcctctgagtctggaatgaactggatatctggagatgctgccctgaagtcatggataggagatgatggaccttcttcttcagctctgtcttctactctgtcctcagctctctcctcagaacccttgatccaaccaccatcaattttagtaaatcccatgcggtgcaaagtgtgttggttgatggtgtctacgtgagaaagcttagcagatgcc from Elaeis guineensis isolate ETL-2024a chromosome 4, EG11, whole genome shotgun sequence includes these protein-coding regions:
- the LOC105032703 gene encoding uncharacterized protein isoform X2 — translated: MGLGSTIFAYEFPSPPPLIDPESAGDPARKPRRRTPHHPSRPSKRKKAAKNSERKIEMGWKAAEKIIQRWKILRGDNVMIIRGKDKGEMGVIKRVIRSQNRVIVEGKNLVKKHIKQGQGYEGGIFSIEAPLHVSNVQVLDPVTGRPCKIGYKYLEDGTKVRISRGQQASGALIPRPEILKQRRKPRPMERIWSKDTPIDLVLEKTYDAKAGIGVPDL
- the LOC105032703 gene encoding uncharacterized protein isoform X1 → MGLGSTIFAYEFPSPPPLIDPESAGDPARKPRRRTPHHPSRPSKRKKAAKNSERKIEMGWKAAEKIIQRWKILRGDNVMIIRGKDKGEMGVIKRVIRSQNRVIVEGKNLVKKHIKQGQGYEGGIFSIEAPLHVSNVQVLDPVTGRPCKIGYKYLEDGTKVRISRGQQASGALIPRPEILKQRRKPRPMERMFFFFQRLYICLFVEALASFFIPVVLLN